From a single Candidatus Coatesbacteria bacterium genomic region:
- the acpS gene encoding holo-[acyl-carrier-protein] synthase translates to MSDILGLGIDVVSLARFTRLLRTDRETALRRHVFTQREWPRDWGSRPISFLLAKLSARFAVKEAAMKALGCGWGQGTYFKEFEVVPREGGGIELELHGNAARLAEQRGINNWFVSIAHERYYAVATALALHD, encoded by the coding sequence TTGAGCGACATCCTCGGTTTGGGCATCGACGTTGTTTCGCTGGCCCGTTTCACCCGGTTGTTGCGCACCGACCGTGAAACGGCCCTGCGGCGCCACGTCTTCACCCAACGCGAGTGGCCCCGCGACTGGGGCTCCCGGCCGATCAGCTTTCTGCTGGCCAAGCTGTCGGCCCGCTTCGCCGTCAAGGAGGCGGCGATGAAGGCCCTGGGCTGCGGCTGGGGTCAGGGGACGTACTTCAAGGAGTTCGAGGTCGTCCCCCGGGAGGGTGGCGGCATCGAGCTGGAACTCCACGGCAACGCCGCCCGGCTGGCGGAGCAACGGGGGATCAACAACTGGTTCGTCTCCATCGCCCACGAGCGTTACTACGCCGTGGCCACGGCCCTGGCGCTGCATGATTGA